One Lysinibacillus fusiformis genomic window carries:
- a CDS encoding CAP domain-containing protein, with protein MKALFRILIVCAAIAFIGFMFFNTARENEPLEGPNTNSNVIPKTELKQPEEGAMTRPQSGMSTLVGQGAQIVLEQYGEPARKEPSSFGYEWWVYKTSVSSFFMVGMQNNIVTQVYIAGDGLDAAPFKIGQKRDEIYRMTIIDYEVAANVGENIFVFSMSEEDMQTRLLVKFDGLYAQLYIDGETSELQGIRFTDSETLVLHQPYEMIYQGELVIPTPPSSFLQQDINLASGAQLDDLINVTRVHHDLAPLEMDDALDEVARLHSEDMKVQSFLSHESPTNGDLKKRLEVYEIAYNEANENLATAYFDAIEAMHGWLNSPEHRKVILNDKYSLVGSGVFLNYYTQIFIEPTERNVNGEIKDIEEPQDISDTDPNQNIQ; from the coding sequence ATGAAAGCTTTATTTCGCATTTTAATTGTATGTGCAGCAATTGCGTTTATCGGCTTTATGTTCTTTAATACTGCACGAGAAAATGAACCACTCGAAGGCCCAAATACTAATTCTAATGTTATCCCGAAGACAGAGCTCAAGCAACCTGAAGAGGGGGCAATGACTCGTCCACAAAGTGGTATGTCGACACTTGTCGGACAGGGAGCACAAATAGTACTGGAACAATATGGTGAACCAGCAAGGAAAGAGCCATCTTCATTTGGCTATGAATGGTGGGTTTATAAGACAAGTGTTTCTTCATTTTTTATGGTTGGTATGCAAAATAATATTGTGACACAAGTGTACATAGCTGGTGATGGTTTGGATGCAGCACCATTTAAAATTGGTCAGAAGCGTGATGAAATTTATCGAATGACAATTATTGATTATGAAGTGGCTGCTAATGTGGGGGAAAATATTTTCGTTTTCTCGATGAGTGAGGAAGATATGCAGACACGATTGCTTGTGAAGTTTGATGGACTCTATGCACAGCTCTATATAGATGGAGAAACAAGTGAATTACAAGGTATCCGCTTTACAGATAGCGAGACACTTGTACTACATCAACCGTACGAAATGATTTATCAAGGTGAGTTAGTCATACCTACACCACCGTCCTCGTTTTTACAGCAAGATATTAACTTGGCGAGTGGAGCACAGCTTGATGATTTAATTAATGTAACAAGAGTTCATCATGATTTAGCACCATTAGAAATGGATGATGCATTAGATGAAGTAGCAAGACTGCATAGTGAAGATATGAAGGTGCAAAGTTTTCTCTCACATGAATCTCCAACAAATGGTGATTTGAAAAAGCGATTAGAGGTATATGAAATTGCCTATAATGAAGCAAATGAAAATCTAGCAACTGCGTATTTCGATGCTATTGAGGCGATGCATGGTTGGCTCAATTCACCAGAGCACCGTAAAGTAATTTTAAACGATAAATATTCGCTAGTTGGCTCAGGTGTTTTTTTAAATTACTACACGCAAATTTTTATTGAACCGACTGAGCGGAATGTAAACGGTGAGATAAAGGATATCGAAGAACCACAAGATATTTCAGACACAGATCCTAATCAAAATATTCAATAA
- a CDS encoding YugN family protein, which produces MYFENTNLENLTADQELIESVMNKNGLECDGGWDYERMTFDRRFDTREGRYYLRVFAYAKSGDVGAHDAVLTLMKPAIGKYYYPHGVEYGDDEVYPAHLVKKCEEILKKVKLDLEAYEVRV; this is translated from the coding sequence ATGTATTTTGAAAATACTAACCTTGAAAATTTAACAGCTGACCAAGAACTAATCGAAAGCGTTATGAATAAGAACGGTCTTGAATGTGACGGTGGCTGGGATTACGAACGTATGACTTTCGATCGTCGTTTCGATACTCGTGAAGGCCGTTACTACCTACGCGTATTCGCATATGCTAAATCTGGAGATGTTGGTGCACACGATGCTGTTTTAACTTTAATGAAACCAGCAATCGGTAAATACTACTATCCACATGGGGTTGAGTATGGGGATGATGAAGTTTACCCAGCACACCTTGTTAAAAAATGTGAAGAAATCTTAAAAAAAGTAAAATTAGATTTAGAAGCTTATGAAGTTCGCGTCTAG
- a CDS encoding glycerophosphodiester phosphodiesterase, translating to MGKKTKIALAIAAASAAAWAGSKAISKPQQREGKHALQSERPIIIAHRGGAHLAPEHTMLAFEKSAQLGVDGFEIDIRLTKDEEIIVFHDVTVERTTDGYGLVADMTLAEINALNHGYHFEDLEGKTPYRDEKTDVVTLRELLESYPNMLINIDIKDAPDTYEGSLMPSKLWRLIEEVGAENRVIVTSFYGEQIDRFNLYAQNQVALGAGESDVRKAFTAFSSQFGHLYHPKVDVFQIPPKSGVVTLDSPKFIQFLTNLNIPVHYWTINDLVTMNKLIHNGAKGIITDRPDIASELLQNHE from the coding sequence ATGGGTAAAAAAACGAAGATAGCACTTGCAATCGCTGCAGCTAGTGCAGCGGCTTGGGCAGGTAGTAAAGCTATTTCTAAACCTCAACAACGTGAAGGAAAACATGCATTACAATCCGAACGACCAATTATTATCGCACACCGCGGAGGAGCCCATTTAGCACCTGAGCATACAATGCTTGCTTTTGAAAAATCCGCACAGCTCGGTGTAGACGGCTTTGAAATAGACATTCGCTTAACAAAAGACGAGGAAATTATTGTCTTTCATGATGTAACCGTGGAACGTACGACTGATGGTTATGGCCTAGTGGCAGACATGACGTTAGCAGAAATTAACGCATTGAATCACGGCTATCATTTCGAGGATTTAGAGGGAAAAACCCCTTACCGAGATGAGAAAACAGATGTAGTCACATTACGTGAACTACTAGAAAGCTACCCAAATATGTTGATAAATATTGATATTAAAGATGCACCTGATACGTATGAAGGTAGCTTAATGCCTTCTAAACTTTGGCGTTTAATTGAAGAAGTAGGCGCGGAAAATCGTGTGATTGTTACCAGCTTTTATGGGGAGCAAATAGACCGTTTTAATTTATATGCACAAAACCAAGTTGCATTAGGAGCAGGTGAATCTGATGTACGAAAAGCATTCACTGCGTTTTCTAGCCAATTCGGTCATTTATATCATCCAAAAGTAGATGTTTTTCAAATTCCTCCAAAATCAGGTGTTGTCACGCTAGATTCACCAAAATTTATTCAGTTTTTAACCAATCTAAACATCCCTGTTCATTATTGGACAATTAATGATTTAGTGACGATGAATAAATTAATCCACAACGGTGCAAAAGGTATTATTACTGATCGTCCTGATATTGCTAGCGAGTTATTACAAAACCACGAATAA
- a CDS encoding DUF7147 family protein, whose translation MPQQFIELGEGYGDVYELLEIIKTNQERFHQAFILTSTKEEKKVASLAVALKPVGESKFMPIYICREGIPFNEEEPSKRQIMFEENIEQLGRKAVVVEIKHSSIFSEPKLFYQYLIGIMRLHHYIPALN comes from the coding sequence ATGCCACAACAATTTATTGAATTAGGTGAAGGCTATGGTGATGTATACGAGCTACTCGAAATTATTAAAACCAATCAAGAGCGTTTCCATCAAGCCTTTATCCTAACGTCCACAAAAGAAGAAAAAAAGGTAGCCTCTTTAGCAGTCGCTTTAAAACCAGTTGGTGAAAGTAAATTCATGCCGATTTATATTTGTCGCGAAGGCATTCCTTTTAATGAAGAAGAGCCATCGAAGCGTCAAATCATGTTCGAAGAAAATATTGAACAACTAGGTCGAAAAGCGGTTGTTGTAGAAATAAAGCACTCATCTATATTTTCGGAGCCAAAACTATTTTATCAATACTTAATTGGAATAATGCGACTACATCACTATATTCCAGCATTAAACTAA
- a CDS encoding cytochrome C oxidase subunit IV family protein encodes MSSHDTPVVAKSQAQYEYDRHHNAVHMRKQVINFAIMIFLTFIAFAVVAADFSKYLIFPFVLLLAGVQVVLQLYAFMHLEDKKTHFGGVIGFFMWMGILIAFTFFLAFLTIIWW; translated from the coding sequence ATGTCATCACACGATACACCTGTAGTTGCTAAGTCTCAAGCGCAATACGAGTATGATCGTCATCATAATGCCGTTCATATGCGTAAACAAGTAATCAACTTTGCGATCATGATTTTCTTAACATTCATCGCATTCGCAGTAGTTGCAGCTGATTTTTCTAAATACTTAATATTCCCGTTCGTTTTATTGCTTGCTGGTGTTCAAGTTGTTCTTCAACTTTACGCTTTCATGCACTTAGAAGACAAAAAAACTCACTTCGGTGGAGTAATTGGATTCTTCATGTGGATGGGTATATTAATCGCATTTACATTCTTCTTAGCATTCTTAACAATCATTTGGTGGTAA
- a CDS encoding YlbG family protein — MSERQGLIVYVHQLKHAKSLRKYGHVHYISRKQKYVVLYCDREDIEMMTTKLQRLPFVKDVVESYRPFVKTEFENAKPDKAKEYDYKAGL; from the coding sequence ATGAGCGAACGACAAGGGCTAATCGTTTACGTCCATCAATTAAAACATGCAAAGTCACTTCGAAAATATGGTCATGTTCATTATATTTCTCGTAAGCAAAAATATGTAGTGCTTTATTGCGATCGAGAGGACATTGAAATGATGACAACAAAGCTACAACGCCTTCCTTTTGTAAAAGACGTTGTGGAATCTTACCGTCCATTCGTTAAAACTGAGTTCGAAAACGCTAAACCAGATAAAGCGAAGGAATATGACTATAAAGCGGGGCTATAA
- a CDS encoding UDP-N-acetylmuramoyl-L-alanyl-D-glutamate--2,6-diaminopimelate ligase, protein MQLAELLKDWPCSVTGGSIRTIITGVEDYAQAVKPGDIFVVRKGKKTSGSRFVKDAIAKGAAAIVSEESISLPVTDQNIPFVWVPNTALFLSYASAKLAAFPAEALKVIAITGTNGKTTVSHFVSQLLRALHNNVAVIGTVGYFINGQRQQTSYEQLTTLQAKELQPILKQCVHQGVTHVVLEASSMGLQQHRLDHCDIDCGVFLNLSEDHLEDHGGLEAYKRAKKRLADLSKKLVLNGDDNFCRSVGIYDKKKSCSFGFDNHNDLHIQIVSESRGKTVLCLQTTKSEHIVAIPFVGKYHVQNLVAALMAVWRIGYSIEEITEHMWALKLPEGRLEKIENSLGIDVYVDYAHTAEALQAVLQTFDSQKTLYLVFSCGGNRDKAKRFAMGAVASKYADVIFLTTDNPRDEDPILINESIIAGFSEQQYYEIFLDRKVAIHQALVKAKKGDIVLVAGKGHEQTQQIKNLKIPFSDQQCIQDYFSSLTTGDVE, encoded by the coding sequence ATGCAATTAGCTGAGTTATTAAAAGACTGGCCGTGCAGTGTGACAGGTGGATCGATTCGAACAATTATTACTGGTGTAGAGGATTACGCACAGGCGGTGAAACCAGGGGATATTTTTGTTGTGCGCAAAGGCAAGAAAACATCTGGGAGCCGATTTGTAAAAGACGCAATAGCTAAAGGTGCTGCTGCCATTGTATCTGAGGAAAGTATTTCACTTCCAGTCACAGATCAAAATATTCCTTTCGTGTGGGTACCAAATACCGCGTTGTTTTTATCATATGCGAGTGCAAAACTCGCAGCCTTTCCAGCAGAGGCTTTAAAAGTTATTGCCATTACAGGAACAAATGGTAAAACAACTGTGAGCCATTTTGTTAGTCAATTACTAAGAGCTTTACATAATAATGTAGCAGTTATTGGAACAGTTGGTTATTTCATTAATGGGCAAAGGCAACAAACATCATATGAGCAGCTAACAACATTACAGGCAAAAGAACTTCAGCCAATACTAAAACAATGTGTACATCAGGGGGTGACACATGTTGTTTTAGAAGCTTCTTCGATGGGTTTACAACAACATAGACTTGATCATTGTGATATTGACTGTGGCGTATTTTTAAACTTATCAGAGGATCACCTAGAAGATCATGGGGGATTAGAGGCATATAAACGTGCGAAAAAAAGATTGGCAGATTTGTCGAAAAAACTTGTATTAAATGGAGACGACAATTTTTGCCGTTCAGTAGGAATTTACGATAAGAAAAAATCGTGTTCATTTGGCTTTGACAATCACAATGATTTACATATTCAAATTGTGAGTGAATCAAGGGGTAAAACAGTACTTTGTTTGCAAACAACTAAGAGCGAGCATATTGTGGCTATTCCTTTTGTTGGTAAGTATCATGTGCAAAATTTGGTAGCCGCATTAATGGCGGTATGGCGTATAGGCTATTCTATTGAAGAGATAACGGAGCATATGTGGGCATTGAAATTACCTGAAGGGAGACTTGAAAAAATTGAGAATTCACTTGGTATAGATGTCTATGTAGATTATGCTCATACGGCAGAGGCACTACAGGCTGTTTTACAAACTTTTGATAGCCAGAAGACTCTATATCTTGTTTTTAGCTGTGGTGGCAATCGAGATAAGGCAAAACGCTTTGCGATGGGGGCTGTGGCCAGTAAGTATGCGGATGTAATTTTTTTAACGACCGATAACCCACGCGATGAGGATCCCATCTTAATTAATGAAAGTATAATTGCAGGTTTTTCCGAACAGCAATATTATGAAATTTTTTTAGATCGAAAGGTTGCGATTCATCAGGCATTGGTTAAGGCAAAAAAAGGAGATATTGTCCTTGTTGCCGGAAAAGGGCATGAACAGACTCAACAAATAAAAAATCTTAAGATCCCTTTTTCCGATCAACAATGTATTCAAGATTATTTTTCAAGTCTTACGACTGGCGACGTTGAATGA
- a CDS encoding YlbF family regulator, with product MMMTSEWAIILDEADELCEMILSSEPANTLQEAYKAVYSDAHLVEAIHAFSRMKEQYEDVQRFGKYHPDYHTIMKSIRQQKRELDLNEKVSALKLAENDFQDLLDEISLLIGKTVSEAVKVPVSNPFFASGSSCGSGCGSGGSCSCSA from the coding sequence ATGATGATGACCTCTGAATGGGCAATCATTTTGGATGAGGCCGACGAGCTTTGTGAGATGATTCTGTCCTCTGAACCTGCAAATACGCTACAAGAGGCGTATAAAGCCGTATATAGCGATGCTCATTTAGTGGAAGCTATTCACGCATTTAGCCGTATGAAGGAGCAATACGAAGACGTACAACGATTCGGAAAATATCATCCGGACTATCATACAATAATGAAATCGATTCGTCAGCAAAAGCGCGAACTCGATTTAAATGAAAAAGTTTCAGCATTAAAGCTTGCTGAAAACGATTTTCAAGATTTACTTGATGAAATTAGCTTGCTTATCGGGAAAACAGTATCAGAAGCGGTAAAGGTTCCAGTAAGTAACCCCTTCTTTGCATCTGGTTCGTCATGTGGAAGCGGCTGTGGCTCAGGGGGCTCTTGCTCCTGCTCAGCCTAA
- a CDS encoding DUF420 domain-containing protein has product MELQILPTISTSFIVISAVLVAIGWGLIMKGKVEAHKKVMLAAGAAALIFFIIYASRTIFIGNTAFGGGEDLKPYYTFFLIFHITLATVGAVFGIVSIISGLKTKIKLHRRIGPITSIIWFFVAITGVMVYMLLYILFEPGETTSVIKAILGF; this is encoded by the coding sequence ATGGAATTACAAATTTTGCCTACTATTAGTACGTCATTTATCGTCATTAGTGCGGTACTAGTAGCAATCGGTTGGGGCTTAATCATGAAGGGGAAAGTAGAAGCGCATAAAAAAGTAATGTTAGCTGCTGGTGCTGCTGCTCTTATATTCTTTATTATTTATGCTTCTCGTACAATCTTTATTGGGAATACTGCGTTTGGTGGCGGTGAGGATTTAAAACCGTATTACACATTCTTTTTAATATTCCATATTACGCTAGCGACAGTGGGAGCTGTATTCGGTATTGTAAGTATTATTTCTGGTTTGAAAACAAAGATTAAACTTCACCGTCGAATTGGACCTATTACGAGTATTATTTGGTTCTTCGTAGCCATTACAGGTGTTATGGTGTATATGTTATTGTATATCTTGTTTGAACCAGGTGAAACAACGTCAGTTATTAAAGCAATTTTAGGATTTTAA
- a CDS encoding tartrate dehydrogenase: protein MKTYRIAVIPGDGIGKEVVPAAMEVLDKAAQLDGRFQFEWTTFLWGCDYYLETGKMMPDDGIEILKGYDQIFLGAVGMPSLVPDHVSLWGLLIKIRRDMKQSINVRPAKLLQGLPSPLRNPNGFDFVVVRENSEGEYAESGGRIHSGQDEVAIQNAIFTRKGTERAMRYAFDMAKTRRQHVTSATKSNGLTYSMPFWDEVFAEVGRDYEDIGQVSNHIDALAAFLVMKPENFDVIVASNLFGDILTDLGGAIMGSIGIAPAANLNIEREYPSMFEPVHGSAPDIAGKGIANPLGQIWTGKMMLDFLGYPELGAKILDAMEATLAQGVKTGDLGGEATLRQVTDAILQQLQ, encoded by the coding sequence ATGAAGACATATCGAATTGCCGTTATACCCGGAGATGGTATTGGAAAAGAGGTTGTCCCAGCGGCAATGGAAGTACTTGATAAAGCTGCACAGTTAGATGGGCGTTTTCAGTTCGAATGGACAACTTTCCTGTGGGGCTGTGATTATTATTTAGAGACAGGGAAAATGATGCCTGATGATGGAATCGAAATATTAAAAGGTTACGACCAAATTTTTTTAGGTGCAGTTGGTATGCCAAGTTTGGTACCTGATCACGTTTCACTATGGGGGCTACTCATTAAAATTCGTCGTGATATGAAGCAATCAATTAATGTACGTCCAGCGAAATTACTGCAAGGATTACCTTCACCATTGCGCAATCCTAATGGTTTTGATTTTGTGGTCGTTCGCGAAAACTCAGAAGGCGAATACGCTGAGAGTGGTGGTCGTATTCATAGTGGACAGGACGAAGTGGCAATTCAAAATGCAATTTTCACAAGAAAAGGTACAGAACGTGCAATGCGTTATGCTTTTGATATGGCAAAAACTCGACGTCAGCATGTGACGAGTGCTACAAAATCAAATGGACTAACATATAGTATGCCTTTTTGGGATGAAGTTTTTGCTGAGGTTGGTAGAGACTACGAGGATATTGGACAAGTATCAAATCATATCGATGCATTAGCTGCATTCCTAGTGATGAAGCCTGAAAACTTCGATGTTATTGTCGCTTCGAATTTATTTGGTGATATTTTAACCGATTTAGGCGGCGCCATTATGGGAAGTATCGGTATTGCACCAGCGGCAAACTTAAATATTGAACGGGAATATCCATCAATGTTTGAACCAGTACATGGCTCTGCTCCTGATATTGCAGGAAAAGGTATTGCTAATCCACTTGGGCAAATATGGACAGGGAAAATGATGCTTGATTTTTTAGGTTATCCAGAACTTGGTGCAAAGATTTTGGATGCAATGGAAGCAACATTAGCGCAAGGTGTAAAAACAGGAGATTTAGGTGGAGAGGCAACGTTACGTCAGGTAACTGACGCCATATTACAGCAGTTACAATAA
- a CDS encoding PaaI family thioesterase, whose amino-acid sequence MVPSSKEQIEGLLTDILQNSTMEDEEVLLHLLSGIRHKQQGIHRRYINAALHMVGKFEPEVSEVRIPITPVIHNTIKVPHGGIIATVADAAMGGLASRSVPVGFNVVTTNINISYIATTTNKELIARGRFVHKGRQTLVMACDIEDETGRKLAIATASFFVIQRRQS is encoded by the coding sequence TTGGTACCATCATCTAAAGAACAAATAGAAGGTTTACTAACAGATATTTTACAAAATAGTACAATGGAGGATGAGGAAGTTTTACTACATTTGCTAAGTGGCATTCGCCACAAGCAACAAGGCATTCATCGCCGTTACATCAACGCTGCCCTACATATGGTGGGCAAATTTGAGCCTGAGGTCAGTGAGGTACGTATACCAATTACACCGGTTATTCATAATACCATTAAAGTGCCACATGGAGGAATCATTGCAACCGTTGCTGATGCAGCAATGGGAGGACTAGCTTCACGTTCTGTACCAGTGGGCTTTAATGTTGTGACAACTAATATCAACATTTCTTATATTGCAACAACCACAAATAAAGAACTCATTGCGCGAGGACGTTTCGTACATAAAGGCCGACAAACGCTCGTGATGGCATGTGATATCGAGGATGAAACAGGCCGCAAACTTGCTATTGCCACAGCTTCTTTCTTTGTCATTCAACGTCGCCAGTCGTAA
- the ctaG gene encoding cytochrome c oxidase assembly factor CtaG — protein MPLSIFGFQALWSPYLIGVLVFITIIYFLVTTKWRKDFKVSEPLKRGEAIYFVLAMVTIYIIKGSPIDLMAHIMFTMHMVQMAILLLLVPIFIIKGIPWWVWKVAIEAPVVKPLFRVLTLPVVAIFVFIGLFSFYHLPSVLDYIKLNETLHSTYTFVLFVSSVLMYWPLIQKMPESSQMKPLYKLAYIIANAVLITPACALIIFAPNAMYETYTNGDAWLKAMELCVPASTLSGLSLSGPELFTDMKPVADQQLGGVLMKILQELIFGVLIASIFTKWYRSEQKDPDKITADALKAHQKKWESEHQHQL, from the coding sequence ATGCCACTTAGTATATTTGGTTTCCAAGCTTTATGGAGCCCGTATTTAATAGGGGTTCTCGTTTTCATAACAATTATCTATTTTTTAGTAACTACGAAATGGCGCAAAGATTTTAAAGTAAGTGAGCCATTGAAAAGAGGAGAGGCAATATACTTCGTATTGGCAATGGTAACGATTTATATTATTAAAGGATCTCCTATAGATTTAATGGCACATATTATGTTTACAATGCATATGGTGCAAATGGCTATATTACTATTACTTGTGCCGATTTTCATTATTAAAGGAATTCCATGGTGGGTATGGAAGGTTGCTATTGAGGCACCAGTTGTAAAACCTTTATTTAGAGTTTTAACATTACCGGTTGTTGCGATATTTGTATTTATCGGACTATTTTCTTTTTATCACTTGCCATCAGTCTTAGACTACATTAAATTAAATGAGACATTACATAGTACATACACTTTTGTATTATTTGTTTCTTCTGTTTTAATGTACTGGCCATTAATTCAAAAGATGCCAGAAAGTTCTCAAATGAAGCCTTTGTATAAGTTAGCCTATATTATTGCGAACGCGGTATTAATTACTCCTGCATGTGCTTTAATTATTTTTGCTCCAAACGCGATGTATGAAACGTATACAAATGGTGACGCTTGGTTAAAAGCGATGGAGCTTTGTGTACCAGCTTCTACATTGTCTGGTTTGTCTTTGTCGGGACCAGAGTTATTTACAGATATGAAACCTGTTGCGGATCAACAACTTGGCGGCGTTCTTATGAAAATATTGCAAGAGCTTATCTTTGGTGTTTTAATTGCCTCTATTTTCACAAAATGGTATCGCTCAGAACAAAAAGATCCTGATAAAATTACGGCAGATGCATTAAAGGCACACCAAAAGAAATGGGAAAGCGAACATCAACATCAGCTGTAA
- a CDS encoding cytochrome c oxidase subunit 3, giving the protein MDFNTKFTPHTWPDHPEQATLEGKNKVVGFWIFLACEVVLFASLFATYLALKNKGPAGMEFTTQDLFELPLAFAMTMLLLTSSLTSVYAIYHMRNFNYKGMQTWLAITLLLGLGFLALEIYEFYHYVHLGFTFNQSAFATAFYSLVGTHGFHVTLGLVWITTLLIRNSKRGLNLYNAPKFFVAALYWHFIDVVWVFIFTVVYLMGVIG; this is encoded by the coding sequence ATGGATTTCAATACTAAATTTACTCCTCATACTTGGCCAGATCATCCTGAACAAGCAACGTTGGAAGGTAAAAATAAGGTCGTTGGTTTCTGGATTTTCCTTGCATGTGAAGTTGTACTTTTCGCAAGTTTATTTGCTACTTACCTAGCGCTTAAGAACAAAGGGCCAGCTGGCATGGAGTTCACAACACAAGATTTATTTGAATTACCATTAGCTTTTGCAATGACGATGTTACTTTTAACATCTTCACTTACATCAGTTTATGCAATTTACCATATGCGTAACTTTAACTACAAAGGTATGCAAACTTGGTTAGCTATAACTTTACTTCTAGGCCTTGGCTTCTTGGCCCTTGAAATTTACGAGTTCTATCACTATGTGCACCTTGGTTTTACTTTTAACCAATCTGCATTTGCCACTGCGTTCTATTCGCTAGTTGGTACACATGGTTTCCACGTAACTTTAGGGTTAGTTTGGATTACAACATTACTTATCCGTAACTCTAAACGTGGTCTTAACCTTTATAATGCGCCTAAATTCTTCGTTGCTGCCCTTTACTGGCACTTTATCGACGTAGTTTGGGTATTTATCTTTACAGTAGTATACTTGATGGGAGTGATCGGATAA
- the ytvI gene encoding sporulation integral membrane protein YtvI: protein MIEFFKRPFFRHPIVVIAIGIIILWFMSLSLPVILAYVTALLLEPVIFRISKRFRKKRKIVVSIFFLFFFFLTLILCILAAFISWKQFSSFLLHIPDYLNQLSALWIQVQSKLANYTYHLPLELVAQIQLIIARALSSIEKFAFSITNVNVWSSLITHLSSRLFDIFVYWIVLYMLLLELPFINQKILAPIPFHHQQKIIFIGQRVKIALFGFMKAQFFVGICIFTIALAAFFLLKTPFPFILALLLVILDIIPFLDSFILLIPWAIYKAFTGEYIYAISLLVLTIVLFLVRRMIEPKIIGDKIGLSSLSTFIAMFIGFKIFGFLGILIGPLLVVVVLSLFNQSDLKNLPPSQK from the coding sequence ATGATAGAATTTTTCAAAAGGCCCTTTTTTCGACATCCGATAGTCGTCATCGCTATTGGAATCATTATACTGTGGTTCATGTCCTTATCTTTACCAGTCATACTTGCCTACGTTACGGCACTACTATTAGAACCTGTAATCTTCCGTATCAGCAAGCGTTTTCGAAAAAAGCGAAAAATTGTCGTTTCCATTTTCTTTTTATTCTTTTTTTTCCTAACTCTTATCCTATGTATTCTTGCAGCATTTATCAGTTGGAAACAATTTTCATCTTTTTTACTCCATATACCAGACTACCTCAATCAATTATCAGCACTTTGGATTCAAGTTCAATCAAAACTAGCCAATTACACATATCATCTACCTTTAGAACTCGTTGCACAAATTCAGCTCATCATTGCACGTGCACTTTCATCCATTGAAAAATTCGCTTTTTCTATAACAAATGTAAATGTTTGGTCATCGTTAATTACACATCTATCTTCACGTTTGTTTGATATATTCGTTTATTGGATTGTTCTCTATATGCTTCTTTTAGAATTACCTTTTATTAATCAAAAGATTTTAGCTCCAATTCCCTTTCATCATCAACAAAAAATAATATTTATCGGTCAGCGAGTGAAGATAGCTTTATTCGGATTTATGAAGGCTCAATTCTTTGTCGGTATTTGTATTTTCACAATCGCTTTAGCTGCCTTTTTTTTATTAAAAACGCCATTTCCTTTTATTTTAGCACTGTTACTCGTTATCTTAGATATAATTCCTTTTTTAGATTCATTTATATTACTTATACCTTGGGCAATTTACAAAGCATTTACAGGAGAATATATTTATGCCATTTCCTTGCTTGTACTGACGATTGTACTTTTTTTAGTACGCCGAATGATCGAACCAAAAATTATCGGTGATAAGATTGGGCTATCTTCCCTTTCAACATTTATAGCGATGTTTATCGGTTTTAAGATATTTGGGTTTCTCGGTATTTTAATAGGACCTTTACTCGTTGTCGTTGTACTTTCGCTATTTAATCAATCAGACTTAAAAAATCTCCCTCCTTCTCAAAAGTAA